In one window of Tenacibaculum mesophilum DNA:
- the pbpC gene encoding penicillin-binding protein 1C, with protein MQTIFKWIQQNKIKTIITAFVVIVYYFCLPKKLFEIPTSTVVTAKNNKLLGAVIASDGQWRFPELDSVPRKFEYCILQFEDAYFYKHFGFNPISIGKAMVENIKAKRVVRGGSTLTQQVIRLSRKNKERSYFEKLQELILATRLEFRHSKKEILNLYASHAPYGGNVVGLEMASWRYFGLKPHQLSWAETATLAVLPNAPSLIYPGKNQQKLKNKRNRLLQKLHEEGIIDQITYDLAIEEELPQKPYPLPTVAPHFVQEVTKQYRGQRVKSSIDIHLQRQVNNLVKQHYFRQKQNEVYNMAVLVLDVKTRKVLSYVGNSPTDKAHQKDVNNIIAPRSTGSTLKPFLYAQMLQSGDLLPSQLVADVPTEIAGYSPKNFNLTFDGAVPANEALTRSLNIPSVRMLQRYGLEKFREDLKAYHISDINKSADYYGLSLILGGAEASLWDLCKTFAGYAGIVNHYEELKHKYYQNEFIEPSFLSERTPDFGKVQEDYITLDAGATFLTLNTLIEVNRPYTDQAWKYYDSSQKIAWKTGTSFGNKDAWAVGVTPKYVVGVWIGNSDGEGRPDLTGVGSAAPLMFNVFDVLPKSNWFLEPYEDLIEAAICEKSGFLAKTICPLVITKRVQKSAMKAKSCPYHQEITVDISEKYRVNSNCESISNMITKPWFVLPPLMAYYYQQNNADYRSLPKYRSDCNQLESNTMDFVFPAKLTSKISLTRGENNKLNPIILKLTHANAEAKVYWYLNKQFIGITEQYHEQAVMPKKGVHTITVIDDFGNELKRIIELKN; from the coding sequence ATGCAAACAATTTTCAAATGGATACAACAAAATAAAATCAAAACAATCATCACAGCGTTCGTGGTGATTGTTTATTATTTCTGTTTACCAAAAAAATTATTTGAGATACCTACATCAACAGTTGTTACTGCAAAAAACAACAAATTATTAGGAGCTGTAATAGCCAGCGATGGTCAGTGGAGATTTCCTGAGTTAGACTCTGTGCCTAGAAAATTTGAATATTGTATTTTACAATTTGAAGATGCTTACTTCTATAAGCATTTCGGGTTTAATCCTATTTCAATAGGAAAAGCAATGGTAGAAAACATCAAAGCGAAAAGAGTTGTACGAGGAGGAAGCACATTGACACAGCAAGTAATTCGCTTATCAAGAAAGAATAAAGAACGCTCATATTTTGAAAAGCTACAAGAATTAATACTAGCCACTCGATTAGAATTTCGTCACTCAAAAAAAGAAATTCTAAACCTCTATGCATCTCATGCTCCTTATGGAGGAAATGTTGTTGGGTTAGAAATGGCATCGTGGCGTTATTTTGGTTTAAAACCACATCAATTGTCATGGGCAGAAACAGCAACTCTAGCTGTATTACCCAATGCTCCTTCATTGATTTATCCGGGAAAAAATCAACAAAAGCTAAAAAATAAAAGAAATAGGTTATTACAAAAATTACATGAAGAAGGAATAATAGATCAAATAACATATGATTTAGCAATTGAAGAAGAGTTACCACAAAAACCATATCCGTTACCTACAGTAGCACCACATTTTGTACAAGAAGTAACTAAACAGTATAGAGGACAACGTGTAAAAAGTTCTATTGATATTCATTTGCAAAGGCAAGTAAATAATTTAGTAAAGCAGCATTATTTCCGTCAAAAACAAAATGAAGTCTACAATATGGCAGTATTGGTGTTAGATGTTAAAACAAGAAAAGTACTGTCTTATGTAGGGAATTCTCCAACCGATAAAGCACATCAAAAAGATGTGAACAATATCATCGCTCCAAGAAGTACAGGAAGTACTTTAAAGCCTTTTTTATATGCGCAAATGCTACAATCGGGAGATTTACTACCTAGTCAATTAGTCGCAGATGTACCAACAGAAATAGCAGGTTATTCTCCTAAAAATTTTAATTTAACTTTTGATGGAGCAGTTCCTGCGAACGAAGCATTAACACGTTCACTGAACATTCCTTCAGTACGCATGTTACAGCGATACGGATTGGAAAAATTTAGAGAAGATTTAAAAGCATATCACATTAGCGATATTAATAAATCAGCAGATTATTATGGACTCTCCTTGATTTTAGGAGGAGCAGAAGCTAGTTTATGGGATTTATGTAAAACCTTTGCAGGATACGCAGGAATTGTAAATCACTATGAAGAACTAAAACATAAGTATTACCAAAATGAGTTCATAGAACCTAGTTTTTTGTCAGAAAGAACTCCAGATTTTGGTAAAGTTCAAGAAGACTATATAACTTTAGATGCTGGAGCTACATTTTTAACACTAAACACTTTAATAGAGGTAAATAGACCTTATACAGATCAAGCTTGGAAGTATTATGATTCGTCTCAAAAAATAGCATGGAAAACAGGGACAAGTTTTGGAAATAAAGATGCTTGGGCAGTTGGAGTTACCCCAAAATATGTAGTAGGGGTGTGGATAGGAAATTCTGATGGAGAAGGACGTCCAGACTTAACAGGAGTTGGAAGTGCAGCTCCATTAATGTTTAATGTTTTTGATGTGTTACCGAAATCTAACTGGTTTTTAGAACCCTATGAAGATTTAATAGAAGCTGCTATTTGTGAGAAAAGCGGGTTCTTAGCTAAGACAATTTGTCCTTTAGTAATAACCAAAAGAGTTCAAAAAAGTGCTATGAAAGCCAAGTCATGCCCGTATCACCAAGAAATAACGGTAGATATATCTGAAAAATATAGAGTGAACTCAAATTGCGAATCAATTTCTAACATGATAACAAAACCATGGTTTGTATTACCACCACTAATGGCTTATTATTATCAGCAGAATAACGCAGATTACAGATCACTTCCAAAATATAGATCAGATTGTAACCAGTTGGAAAGTAATACAATGGATTTTGTTTTTCCTGCTAAGCTCACATCAAAAATATCGTTAACACGAGGAGAGAATAATAAGTTAAATCCTATAATTTTAAAGCTCACACACGCCAATGCAGAGGCAAAAGTATATTGGTATTTAAATAAACAATTTATTGGAATAACAGAACAGTATCATGAACAAGCTGTTATGCCAAAAAAAGGAGTTCATACAATAACAGTTATAGATGATTTTGGGAATGAGCTGAAAAGGATTATTGAACTAAAAAATTAA
- a CDS encoding cation:proton antiporter produces the protein MLELAGIIILGILAQWVAWRFKIPAILPLILIGLLVGPIAAEFFNDDGSKWIEPIWDGEKGLFPGEGLYYFVSLSISIILFEGGLTLRRGEIKNIGPVITKLITLGSAVTFFGGAIIAHYVFGLSWELSFLFSGLIIVTGPTVITPILRNIPLKKDVSAVLKWEGILIDPIGALVAVLVFEFISVGGGAGFTGTALLEFLKIILFGTTFGFTFAHALIFVINKKWVPHYLLNVVSLSTVLLVFVESELFAHESGLLAVVVMGMVLGNSKLKNLKEILYFKESLSVLLISILFILLSANIDYKELTLLYEWKTLLLFALIVFVIRPLAVFLSTSKSNLKTNEKLFISWVGPRGIVAAGIASLFGSKLLKQGIEGAEYITPLVFMVVLGTVLLNATTARLFAKLVGVFLKRSNAIMIVGASDLARMIAKYLKQNQRRVVLIDSNIENVEKAKEEGLESIEVNIYDDQLTDNIELNDVGYLIAMTGSDSINKFVISNFSSIFGEQGAYRLATSQEVITKDYEDEDHLFTIEDDYINLMEAVREFPEIHETVVNSIDDYKKKIEEINRDQKSIPIFVKSQKNEILLISEFEKKVKKIEDWKLVYVGKNLNI, from the coding sequence ATGTTAGAACTAGCAGGGATAATTATACTTGGAATTTTAGCTCAATGGGTAGCTTGGAGGTTTAAAATTCCAGCAATTTTACCTTTAATTTTAATAGGATTGCTTGTTGGACCTATTGCAGCAGAATTTTTTAATGATGATGGAAGTAAATGGATAGAACCTATTTGGGATGGTGAAAAAGGGTTATTCCCCGGAGAAGGACTGTACTATTTTGTGTCATTATCAATTAGTATTATTCTTTTTGAAGGAGGTTTGACCTTACGACGCGGAGAAATAAAAAATATAGGTCCTGTTATCACCAAATTAATCACATTAGGATCTGCAGTTACTTTTTTTGGAGGAGCTATAATTGCTCATTATGTATTTGGATTAAGTTGGGAGTTGTCATTCTTATTTTCTGGATTAATAATTGTTACTGGACCTACAGTAATAACACCAATTCTTAGAAACATACCGCTTAAAAAAGATGTCTCAGCAGTTTTAAAATGGGAAGGAATACTAATAGACCCTATTGGAGCATTAGTAGCTGTACTTGTTTTTGAATTTATAAGTGTAGGTGGAGGTGCTGGATTTACTGGAACAGCCTTATTAGAATTCTTAAAAATTATCCTTTTTGGAACCACTTTCGGTTTCACTTTTGCCCATGCTTTAATCTTTGTAATTAATAAAAAATGGGTGCCACATTATTTATTAAATGTAGTTTCCTTATCCACTGTTTTATTAGTATTTGTAGAATCTGAATTATTTGCTCATGAATCAGGATTATTAGCTGTTGTGGTTATGGGAATGGTACTTGGTAATAGTAAATTAAAGAACTTAAAAGAGATACTGTACTTTAAAGAATCATTAAGTGTCTTGTTAATCTCTATTCTATTTATTTTATTATCAGCAAATATTGATTATAAAGAGCTAACACTATTATATGAGTGGAAAACATTGCTTCTATTTGCTTTAATTGTGTTTGTGATACGTCCGTTAGCAGTATTTTTAAGTACCTCAAAATCTAATTTAAAAACTAACGAAAAACTATTTATTAGTTGGGTAGGGCCAAGAGGTATTGTTGCAGCAGGTATTGCTTCGTTATTTGGAAGCAAGCTGTTAAAGCAAGGAATTGAAGGAGCAGAATATATTACACCTTTAGTATTTATGGTGGTGTTAGGAACTGTTTTGTTAAACGCTACTACAGCAAGGTTATTTGCTAAATTAGTTGGTGTATTTTTAAAACGTTCAAATGCAATAATGATTGTTGGAGCTTCAGATTTAGCTAGAATGATTGCTAAGTATTTAAAACAAAACCAAAGAAGAGTGGTGTTGATTGATTCTAATATTGAAAATGTTGAAAAGGCCAAAGAAGAAGGATTAGAATCAATTGAAGTAAATATTTATGATGATCAACTTACAGACAATATTGAACTTAATGATGTAGGATATTTAATAGCAATGACAGGAAGTGATTCAATTAACAAATTTGTAATTTCTAATTTCTCCTCTATTTTTGGAGAGCAAGGAGCTTATCGTTTAGCAACTTCTCAGGAAGTTATTACAAAAGATTACGAAGACGAAGATCATTTATTTACAATAGAAGATGATTATATTAATTTAATGGAAGCTGTAAGAGAATTCCCTGAAATTCACGAAACAGTAGTTAATTCTATTGATGATTATAAGAAGAAAATTGAAGAAATTAATAGAGATCAAAAATCGATTCCAATTTTCGTTAAGAGTCAAAAGAATGAAATTCTATTAATCTCAGAATTTGAGAAAAAAGTAAAGAAAATAGAAGATTGGAAGTTAGTTTACGTAGGTAAGAATTTAAACATCTAA
- the dnaX gene encoding DNA polymerase III subunit gamma/tau, whose amino-acid sequence MEHFIVSARKYRPQNFEDVVGQQAITNTLENAIQNNHLAQALLFTGPRGVGKTSCARILAKRINQEDATTDDEDFAFNIFELDAASNNSVDDIRNLTDQVRIPPQTGKYKVYIIDEVHMLSQAAFNAFLKTLEEPPAHAIFILATTEKHKIIPTILSRCQIFDFKRIGVLDAKEYLKTICAKENITAEDDALHVIAQKADGAMRDALSIFDRVVSFSGNNLTREAVTKNLNVLDYDVYFNITDLLLQNKIPEVLMAFNDVLGKGFEGHHFINGLASHFRDLLVAKDQATIALLEVGDNTKKKYLEQASKASMQFLLPAIDKANDCDLKYRGSKNQRLLVELTLMQIASITFDGAKKKSSNYIIPATFFTALSPSVKKTEVKPIVTKTPKKMEPVQVTSTETKEKTPTKPVLKNIKRRTSALSLKSLQQKKEVKSTIDTEENFDNHPRTPFTQDELKDAWKKYYFQLQGFGERSIAAILASGEPKLQEDFTIVFSLPNDLMKSQLEKGKPKLLRFLREKLNNYGIQINVIVNETVEKKFAYTPQEKYDKLKEKNPLIEKLKSTFGLDV is encoded by the coding sequence ATGGAACATTTTATAGTATCGGCACGTAAATATCGTCCTCAAAATTTTGAAGATGTAGTAGGGCAACAAGCTATTACCAATACGTTAGAAAATGCTATACAAAACAACCATTTAGCTCAAGCTTTATTGTTTACAGGACCTCGTGGAGTTGGTAAAACATCGTGTGCTCGTATCTTGGCTAAACGTATTAACCAAGAAGATGCAACTACTGATGATGAAGATTTTGCTTTTAATATTTTTGAATTAGATGCGGCTTCTAACAACTCGGTTGATGATATTCGTAATTTAACAGATCAAGTTCGTATTCCGCCTCAAACAGGAAAGTACAAGGTTTATATTATTGATGAGGTTCACATGCTTTCTCAAGCCGCTTTTAATGCTTTTTTAAAAACGTTAGAAGAACCGCCTGCACATGCTATTTTTATTTTAGCAACTACTGAAAAACATAAAATTATACCAACGATATTATCTCGTTGTCAAATTTTTGATTTTAAACGCATTGGTGTTTTAGATGCTAAAGAGTATTTAAAAACGATTTGTGCTAAAGAAAACATTACTGCTGAAGATGATGCATTACATGTAATTGCTCAAAAAGCTGACGGTGCAATGCGTGACGCCCTTTCTATTTTTGATAGAGTTGTAAGCTTCTCTGGAAACAATTTAACTCGCGAAGCTGTTACTAAAAACTTAAATGTGTTAGACTACGATGTGTATTTTAACATTACCGATTTATTACTTCAGAATAAAATTCCAGAAGTCTTAATGGCATTTAACGATGTATTGGGAAAAGGTTTTGAGGGACATCATTTTATAAACGGTTTGGCTTCTCACTTTAGAGATTTGTTAGTTGCAAAAGACCAAGCTACCATAGCTTTATTAGAGGTTGGTGATAATACTAAGAAAAAATATTTAGAGCAAGCTTCTAAAGCCAGTATGCAATTTTTACTCCCTGCTATAGACAAGGCTAATGATTGCGACTTGAAATATCGAGGAAGTAAAAACCAACGCTTATTGGTAGAACTTACTTTAATGCAAATTGCCTCTATCACTTTTGATGGAGCAAAAAAAAAATCTAGCAACTACATAATTCCTGCTACTTTTTTTACCGCTTTATCTCCTTCTGTCAAAAAAACTGAGGTAAAGCCTATTGTTACAAAAACTCCTAAAAAAATGGAACCAGTACAAGTAACTAGTACTGAAACAAAAGAAAAAACTCCCACTAAACCAGTTTTAAAGAACATTAAACGACGTACTTCTGCTTTATCTTTAAAAAGCTTACAGCAAAAGAAAGAAGTAAAAAGTACTATTGATACAGAGGAAAACTTCGATAATCATCCAAGAACTCCTTTTACTCAAGATGAGTTAAAAGATGCTTGGAAAAAATATTATTTCCAATTACAAGGTTTTGGAGAACGAAGTATCGCTGCTATTTTAGCTTCTGGTGAGCCCAAGTTACAAGAAGATTTTACTATTGTTTTTTCGTTGCCTAATGACTTAATGAAGTCTCAACTTGAAAAAGGAAAACCTAAGTTATTACGTTTTTTACGAGAAAAATTAAATAACTATGGTATCCAAATTAATGTTATTGTAAATGAAACTGTAGAAAAAAAGTTTGCCTATACTCCTCAAGAGAAGTACGACAAACTAAAAGAAAAAAATCCATTAATTGAAAAATTAAAGAGTACTTTTGGCTTAGATGTTTAA
- the msrA gene encoding peptide-methionine (S)-S-oxide reductase MsrA, with protein MKIFKGVTVFTVVVLAVTLLSFSQKKEEKLKEVSVETSSETQVAYFASGCFWCVEAIFESVNGVEEAVSGYAGGHTKNPTYKTIGTGRTGHAESVAVYYNPKKVSFQTLVTVFFGSHDPTTINGQHPDYGSQYRSIAFYKTQEEKQFIENTIKKLNKDVYHGKIVTEVKKMEKFYPAEEYHQNYERLHPENPYVQKVSIPRLNRFKRKFPELLKKEKH; from the coding sequence ATGAAGATATTTAAGGGAGTAACAGTATTTACTGTTGTTGTTTTAGCGGTAACGTTATTAAGTTTTTCACAAAAAAAAGAAGAAAAACTAAAAGAGGTGTCAGTAGAAACAAGCTCAGAAACACAAGTAGCTTACTTTGCAAGTGGTTGTTTTTGGTGTGTAGAAGCAATTTTTGAAAGTGTAAATGGAGTAGAAGAAGCTGTATCAGGATATGCAGGAGGACATACTAAAAATCCAACCTATAAAACAATAGGAACAGGTAGAACAGGACATGCTGAATCTGTAGCTGTATATTATAATCCGAAAAAAGTTAGTTTTCAAACATTAGTAACGGTGTTTTTTGGTTCACACGATCCAACCACTATAAACGGGCAACATCCTGATTATGGTTCACAGTATCGTTCAATAGCTTTCTATAAAACACAAGAAGAAAAGCAGTTCATAGAAAATACTATTAAAAAATTGAATAAAGATGTGTATCATGGGAAAATAGTTACGGAGGTTAAAAAGATGGAGAAGTTTTACCCTGCGGAAGAGTATCATCAAAACTATGAGCGTTTGCACCCAGAAAACCCTTATGTGCAAAAAGTTTCAATTCCTCGATTAAACCGGTTTAAACGCAAGTTTCCGGAATTGCTTAAAAAGGAAAAGCATTAA
- a CDS encoding type 1 periplasmic binding fold superfamily protein: protein MKNIKLLAILFTSALAITSCSSDDNPVPVNEEEVITTVTVKLTPQGGGDTVTLQSKDLDGDGPNDPVVTGGTLAANTTYNGEITLLNELEDPAENITEEVAEEADEHQFFYNVTGGIASTFSYAGDNDANGNPVGINFTVATGAAGSGNYVFILRHEPNKGASGVKEGDITNAGGETDVQVSFKVEIQ from the coding sequence ATGAAAAATATTAAATTATTAGCCATATTATTTACTTCTGCATTAGCAATTACTTCTTGTTCTAGTGATGATAACCCAGTACCAGTTAACGAAGAAGAAGTTATTACTACAGTAACTGTTAAATTAACTCCACAAGGAGGTGGTGATACCGTTACATTGCAAAGTAAAGATTTAGATGGTGATGGTCCTAACGATCCAGTAGTTACAGGAGGTACTTTAGCTGCTAACACAACATATAATGGAGAAATTACCTTATTAAATGAATTAGAAGACCCAGCTGAAAATATTACTGAAGAAGTTGCTGAAGAAGCAGATGAACACCAGTTCTTTTATAATGTAACAGGTGGTATTGCTAGTACTTTCTCTTATGCTGGTGATAATGATGCCAATGGAAATCCTGTAGGTATTAATTTTACGGTTGCAACTGGTGCAGCTGGAAGTGGAAATTATGTTTTTATCTTAAGACACGAGCCAAATAAAGGAGCTTCTGGAGTAAAAGAAGGAGATATTACCAACGCTGGTGGAGAAACAGATGTACAAGTTTCTTTTAAAGTAGAAATACAATAA
- a CDS encoding TonB-dependent receptor gives MKSNCIILMLMLVFFSTAYGQKCEYTFSGLVEDFHDKSPIVGATVYIKNQNKYAVTNIEGKFTIKNVCSGKIIVEVSHVACESQTIERNISKNTYLVIDLEHHEEELNEVNIKGITGLKTKTAQETVLKSNVLEKNSDATLGDALKNISGVSSINTGNSIVKPVINGLHGSRVLVSFNDVRLQDQEWGVEHAPNIDINAANSISVIKGANALQYGGDAIGGVVILNPKNNILKDTLFGKTIVSQQTNGRLFSVATNVNKNYETGWYVNGQASYKRSGDFDAANYKLTNTGINSKALTVNTGFHKFEKGFDLFYSYLDNQVGILSASHFGNITDLVNAINSRQPLIIDDFSYTINNPRQEVTHQIFKTKFYKRFKAFGKLSLQYDYQVNHRLEFDKRIGDRKNLQAVDLKLKTHSFKSDLYLDSNTDQIYKFGISGLYQSNFSDPITKVRRLIPDYDKYAFGAYVISNLTFDKLYITTGVRYDFNHIDAKKFYQQSRWDNLNYQNDFGNIVINPNVSGSQLLTNPTFTYHNISASAGITYNANDRNSFIFNYGLANRAPNPSELFSDGLHHSAARIELGDLRIKTETSNRLSASYKYTNKKVNLNLEAFYNHIKDFIYIEPSGQETTNRGTFPVWSYKQVNAQLFGIDASTQYNINNNFVLTNKSSFLRGTDVSNDRPLIDIPPFKTVTSLAFKKENWQNFYASIESEYNAKQNKYPNNNFNAFIPTLNQNVLVDISTPPAAYHLLNFSSGFDFKLNKTKVNINLYVDNILNKSYRNYLNRLRYFADDLGRNFKVQLKINY, from the coding sequence ATGAAATCAAATTGTATCATTTTGATGCTTATGCTTGTATTTTTTTCAACAGCATATGGTCAAAAATGTGAATATACATTTTCTGGTTTAGTTGAAGACTTTCACGATAAATCTCCTATTGTAGGAGCTACGGTATACATTAAAAATCAAAATAAATATGCTGTTACTAATATTGAAGGAAAGTTTACAATTAAAAATGTATGTTCTGGTAAAATTATAGTTGAAGTATCACATGTAGCTTGTGAGTCACAAACTATTGAACGTAACATTTCTAAAAACACTTATTTAGTTATTGACTTAGAACATCATGAAGAAGAACTAAATGAAGTAAATATAAAAGGTATTACGGGCTTAAAAACTAAAACAGCACAAGAAACAGTGTTAAAATCAAATGTTTTAGAAAAAAATAGTGACGCTACTTTAGGAGATGCCCTTAAAAATATTTCTGGTGTCTCATCTATTAATACAGGGAATAGCATAGTTAAACCTGTAATTAATGGATTACATGGTAGTAGAGTTTTGGTGTCTTTTAACGATGTTAGATTACAAGATCAAGAATGGGGTGTAGAGCATGCTCCGAATATTGATATTAATGCTGCTAACTCAATTTCTGTAATTAAAGGAGCAAATGCTTTACAATACGGAGGTGACGCTATTGGTGGTGTAGTTATACTTAATCCAAAAAATAATATTCTTAAAGACACTTTATTTGGAAAAACAATTGTATCACAACAAACCAATGGTCGTTTGTTTTCGGTAGCAACCAATGTAAATAAAAACTACGAAACAGGTTGGTATGTAAACGGACAAGCATCATATAAAAGATCGGGTGATTTTGATGCTGCAAACTATAAACTTACTAATACAGGTATTAACTCAAAAGCATTAACTGTTAATACTGGTTTTCATAAATTTGAAAAAGGTTTTGATTTATTTTATAGTTACTTAGATAATCAAGTTGGTATCTTAAGTGCTTCTCATTTTGGTAATATTACCGATTTAGTAAATGCAATAAATAGTAGACAACCACTTATTATTGATGATTTTAGCTATACTATTAATAATCCAAGACAAGAAGTAACTCATCAAATTTTTAAAACTAAATTTTATAAACGTTTTAAAGCTTTTGGTAAGCTATCGTTGCAATATGATTATCAAGTGAATCATAGATTAGAATTTGATAAACGAATTGGTGATAGAAAAAACTTACAAGCAGTAGACTTAAAACTTAAAACTCATAGTTTTAAATCTGATTTGTATTTAGATTCAAATACAGACCAAATTTATAAATTTGGTATAAGTGGTTTGTATCAATCAAATTTTTCAGATCCAATAACTAAAGTTAGACGATTAATACCAGATTATGATAAATATGCTTTTGGAGCCTATGTTATTTCTAATTTAACGTTTGACAAACTGTATATAACAACAGGTGTTAGATATGATTTTAACCATATTGATGCTAAAAAATTCTATCAACAATCTAGATGGGATAATTTAAATTATCAAAATGATTTTGGTAATATAGTAATCAACCCAAATGTATCTGGTTCTCAACTACTAACAAATCCAACATTTACTTATCATAATATATCAGCTTCTGCAGGTATTACCTATAATGCAAATGATCGTAATTCTTTTATATTTAACTATGGTTTAGCAAACAGAGCTCCAAATCCATCAGAACTATTTAGCGATGGATTACACCACTCTGCTGCTAGAATAGAATTAGGAGATTTACGCATTAAAACAGAAACTTCTAATAGGTTATCTGCCTCTTACAAGTACACTAATAAAAAGGTTAACCTAAATTTAGAAGCTTTTTACAATCATATTAAAGATTTTATTTACATAGAACCAAGTGGGCAAGAAACTACTAATAGAGGTACTTTTCCTGTTTGGTCTTATAAACAAGTTAACGCACAGTTATTTGGTATTGATGCCAGCACTCAATACAACATTAATAATAATTTTGTGTTAACAAACAAAAGTTCATTTTTAAGAGGTACTGATGTATCTAACGACAGACCGTTAATAGACATTCCTCCTTTTAAAACAGTAACTTCGCTAGCTTTTAAAAAAGAAAACTGGCAAAATTTTTATGCTTCTATCGAAAGCGAATACAACGCAAAACAAAACAAGTATCCTAATAATAACTTTAATGCCTTTATTCCTACATTAAATCAAAATGTACTTGTTGATATTAGCACACCTCCAGCAGCATATCATTTATTAAACTTTTCTTCAGGATTTGATTTTAAATTAAATAAAACAAAAGTTAACATTAATTTATATGTAGACAATATTTTAAACAAATCTTATCGAAATTATTTAAATAGATTACGATATTTTGCTGACGACTTAGGAAGAAATTTTAAAGTTCAACTAAAAATTAATTATTAA
- a CDS encoding TerC family protein — translation MEIFLQADTWIALLTLTFLEVVLGIDNIIFISIASNKLPENQQKKAARIGLLLAMIFRILLLLGVSYLISMKDPIWNIDLSWLKVGVTGQSLILFAGGVFLLYKSTSEIHHKVEGKGDEDATNTSKKKKTLLNVITQIVLIDIVFSFDSVLTAVGMTNGIQGALIIMIIAVIVSILIMLIFATPISNFVNKHPTIQMLALSFLILIGFMLITEGAHLSNMIVFGQSVGAIPKGYLYFAITFSLLVEMLNMKMRGNSKK, via the coding sequence ATGGAAATTTTCTTACAAGCAGATACTTGGATAGCTTTACTAACTCTTACTTTTTTAGAAGTAGTACTAGGGATTGATAACATTATATTTATCTCTATCGCCTCCAACAAACTCCCTGAAAATCAACAAAAAAAAGCTGCTAGAATAGGCCTCCTTTTAGCGATGATTTTTAGAATTCTTCTTTTATTAGGAGTTTCTTATCTAATAAGTATGAAAGACCCTATTTGGAATATTGACTTATCTTGGTTAAAGGTAGGTGTTACAGGGCAAAGTTTAATTTTATTTGCAGGAGGTGTATTTCTCTTATACAAAAGTACTAGCGAGATTCACCATAAAGTGGAAGGAAAAGGAGATGAAGATGCTACAAACACCTCTAAAAAGAAGAAAACATTACTAAATGTTATTACTCAAATAGTGCTAATTGATATTGTTTTTTCTTTTGACTCAGTTTTAACTGCTGTGGGTATGACCAACGGTATTCAAGGAGCGCTAATAATTATGATTATTGCCGTAATTGTCTCAATATTAATCATGCTAATATTCGCTACTCCTATAAGTAATTTTGTAAACAAGCACCCTACTATTCAAATGCTAGCCTTGTCTTTTTTAATTTTAATTGGGTTTATGTTAATCACTGAAGGAGCACACTTATCTAACATGATTGTTTTTGGGCAATCTGTAGGTGCAATTCCAAAAGGATATTTATATTTTGCAATAACATTTTCTTTATTAGTTGAAATGCTTAATATGAAAATGCGAGGTAACTCAAAAAAATAA
- a CDS encoding adenylate kinase family protein, whose amino-acid sequence MNIIIFGPPLAGKGTQSKKIINDFNLTHLSTGNVLRKEKAKKSVLGLEAEEYSSKGLLAPDDLVMEIVEKFYTNQNDKNNFLFDGYPRNIEQAKHLINFLEKDKNAIDLVIYLKVPKDVLLERAKIRAIEEDRKDDADQNTVLTRIDEFVNLTTQAINFVKEKGVTTIEVDGNQSVEEIYKIIYQKLNNPESEKS is encoded by the coding sequence ATGAATATTATAATTTTTGGGCCTCCTTTAGCTGGTAAAGGAACCCAATCTAAAAAAATAATAAATGATTTTAACTTAACACATCTTTCTACCGGGAATGTGTTAAGAAAAGAAAAAGCTAAAAAAAGTGTTTTAGGCTTAGAAGCTGAAGAATACAGTAGTAAAGGTCTACTTGCTCCAGACGATTTAGTTATGGAAATAGTAGAGAAATTTTACACCAATCAAAATGATAAAAACAATTTTCTTTTTGATGGCTACCCTAGAAATATTGAACAAGCTAAACATTTAATCAATTTTTTAGAAAAGGATAAAAATGCTATAGATTTAGTTATTTATTTAAAAGTTCCTAAAGATGTTTTGTTGGAAAGAGCTAAAATAAGAGCTATTGAAGAGGACAGAAAAGATGATGCAGATCAGAACACAGTTTTAACTAGAATTGATGAATTTGTTAATCTTACTACACAGGCTATTAATTTCGTCAAAGAAAAAGGAGTAACAACTATTGAGGTAGATGGTAATCAATCTGTAGAAGAAATTTATAAAATAATTTATCAAAAACTAAATAATCCAGAAAGTGAAAAAAGCTAA